The genomic region AGTATAAGCtgatgtcctgttctccatcataattcttcatcctggcgatctttctctgctccatctcttgagcttccaggtgtttgatgaaatctcccagtgtcatatttttgtaatcttttctgttggatctcagcatcatcagaaacgttccccatgtctcatatggtagcgcatctgcaagtttttcaattaattcatcagtatctttcttaattccaagttttgtcatatttctcaccaaattacaatatctatcaattatttgtttggtgttttcagatttcaatgcacggaataaatcgaattctttcttcatgagagacattttgtttttgagcatatcatcacttccaacaaattttgcttccaattctgtctagatagaataagcagttccatcatgttgaagcagtatcaagatatcttcttttatcgcttgctgaagcagactcaccatcagttTCTCATCCATGTATTTCTTTTTATCCTCTGTACTCATTTCTCTAAGTGTTAACTGCACACCATTTGTTATGGGTCTAGTATATGGTTCCTCAATGTGTTCCCATGCATCCAAATGATATGCTTCAACCCAGTTTCCAAACCGTTCAAACCACGCATTATAAtcgtcaatatccatgagtttaggcggtttctgagacgttccggtttcattttcaagtaaTGCATTCTGAGTGATTGTGATCGGGCTAACAAATGCATTATAGAATTCAGTGTCCATTGTTTAAATGTCCAAAATTCACAAATTTTAAGCTTAGGCAATATTGACTCTTGGAGAGAACCCCTAAAGTGTCCAGAAAAGCGAAACTTTAATTGGTCACAAAAGCGGAACCACAAATGTCAGTAAAAGCGAAACGTCCAAAGTGTCTTATGAGCGAAACTCCTCAGatgtcacttggagcgaaactACAATGTCACTGGAGCGAAACCTTGACTTGTGAAACCCTAAGAGCGAAACTCCTGAATAATTTGGAGCGAAACCAGGTATTTATGTCCTCAAAAGTGAAACTACCATGTTCCTTGGAGCGAAACTAGCTGATGAGATGAGCGAAACTAGCTGATGATGTCACTATTTGCACGAGTCCGAAAAAGCGAAACCCCTAAAATCCTAAGTTCTAGATCGAGTTTAACTTTGAAAATTTCAAGGGTTTattaattcatgattccgagtaCTGTGTGTGAATTTAAGCTGGTTTTACcatgaaaaattttgaaattttgaagaaagtgtagaaaatcagaataaatgcagctgaaatggcaagaactcttcctcatgagctctgataccacttgtaggatcgtattcggccctatttgagtcgatcagaagaattcctatccaaatcaagaggcggaaactaatgatttggtgcgatttcagccggattcactattaattgctgttatattgatcttgataacgtttacggactctgacagcacttcggcaacACTTCGTGGCTCAACGGAAGAAAACACATACACCACTCTACCTAGTTTCGCTTGAACGACCACATATATATAGTTCaccaggtttcgcttatacggacatgtacgtataagcggaactataTCACTGAAATATGAGCGGAACTATctatatgacacataagcgaaacctagtcaTTGACACATAAGCCAAACCTATTTCTAACACATATTcctaggatttcgtgccatatctaacctatacatcactagactcgatataagacgtagtgcaccaacattatggatgactatttaaaaatgtctgcacgtgtagctagaaaaagtcttcacaacttttgttcgtgtattttagaactttataggaaaagatatttgagaaagccctcgttcagtgacatgcaacaaatattggaacatcatgcagattatcatgggctacccaggatgctaggtagtttagattgtatgaaatggccttgggaactttgtcctaccgcatggcaaggcgctcacacgagtggatttcacgggatgccagccatcatgcttgaagcgattacgtcccaagatctttggatatggcatgcgttcttcggtatgccaggttcacataatgatattaccatcataaaccactcgccccttttcaatgatcgggtaaatggtataggacccaaaggaactttctttgtaaacggggttgagtacgtgtatgggtactacctagttgatgggatttacccagagtggggggttttcgtaaaatcgttcacaagacacggtaccatagatccaaagagattaaaaTTTAACAGGGTCCAAATGGCTGCACATAAAGACATCGGgcgagcattcggtgttttgaagaaaaggtggcgaatattggcaaagccttgtcgactatgggacaaggatcagattgcacgcatgtatcattcttcacaacatgattttggaggatgaaggtagagcgatcattacctactatgatgacgatgacccccaaccaggtaacgtaacagttacagacgaagataaagcatcaaatgaatttttgatcaagtcaagggatatacatcacaaccttcgatctgatttggtggatcatgtttcaacgattcctgggttcgaaaccgacgaagacgacgaagaatgattgttttttatttttataattattatgtatgtttatgtagtttttaatggttataaatatatatatatatatatatatatatatatatatatatatatatatatatatatatatattaaaaaaagttGATGTGGCTTGGCCATGCCAGCCAAGCCAAGCCACGCCCACCATACCCCTACAACTTGGGTTTGTCTTTGTTGATCTTTAagttccacgtgtcaacccatgccccaaacccccgccccaccataccccacggtcttaagGGGGTTCATTTACGCGTTCTGCATCTAACCTACCTAAAACCACCTACTCAAAACCCTAGGTATAAATTCCTAACTCCTCTTCTCCCTCATCATTTAGCAAACCCTAGCCCCCATCTCTATCTCCTTCAAGaaaaaaaaccctaatccttcccctgGTGTGTGACGGCAGAAGAAGACCTCCCCCCCTCTCTCAATCGCTACATTCTCTCCCTCTCTAGTCCTCTCATACTTTGATTCAAAGTTAGTGTTCTTGGTAGTTGTTCGGTTTGCAATTCTATGAGTATATGTGGCTGTGTTTGTGTTGATAATGatatatgtgttgtatacatGTGTTGATGATGATATATACATAGGGATGCATGATTAGTcttcaaataaatatatattagggtttaggatatcgtatgatgatgatattgatagATATGCATAATGAATTTGATACAAAGTGACTTATAAACCTGCTATGACTAATAAGTTAGGGTAATGTTAAGACGAGAATATGATAAACGGATCTGGAAACTTGTTTTACGAAGTTATAACTAAAACAAATTCTGTCCGGAATTTGCAGCCAACTTTCGATGGCTGTAACCGGGAAATAACATATCGAAAACCGGATTTTCTCGAGTCCACAAAGTAGAGTTTCGAAATATGGTTCAAACGGCGCTGGAATCATAATTTCCTGATGTCGTATGCTATTTTAAATGGATTTTTTTTGTTACAGTGCGCTAGGCTGTCCATTTTCTACAGAAATTGCAGGTCACGGTATAAGTCATATCTAAGGGTATAATGGGAAATACATTACAAAATTTAAACTTGCGAGTAAACTGAAGTTCTCCAACTGGAATCACCTCGTTTGGAGACTCGgggatttttaaataaaataaacggTGGGCAGGGGTAGGAATCGTAACAATTCAGACCACTGTCCATTGCTCGAATTTTTACGTAAAATCTGTAAAGAATTAGACTTTGTCAATTTTACAGAAACCTACAGAGACCTTTTCACATGTTGTATATTTTCTTGGGAATTTTTCGTGACctgtaactattttataaaaatacccgAAAACAGCCTATTTTTGGGTATTAAAGCTGAAACGTAATAAGTCGCAATGTGCGCATCTAAATGTTAGTTGTGCTATTTGAGAATGATCGAGCGGGTTTAATGTCAACTTGAATGTTGTTATAGTTATGGTGTGCTATGACcatctatatatacatatacatataccgtttgaatgaaaatatatatgtGACATATATATGTAAGTTGTCAACGTGATTGCATGatacgtgttagatacgtgtagggaTTTCATGTCTTTCATGAGCACACTAATAAACTAGATGGTAATCAGATTAGGATTGATTGACCAACCTCAACTCATAATCACTTTAAAGTCTAACCGAGctatcaaaggtgagttcacggcCCCTActcttttaaatgtttttaaaacacatGGGGAGAAAGCATGCACTACATTACGAAAAAGTAATGTCATAACGTTACGGTAACGTAATGTCACAACTGTTAGAGTTTTTGTTACATTAGTTATTGTCACAAAGTAGCATTTATCACATGTTAGTCCCCTTAAAACTTACCATGCCGTTAGTATTGGATTATACCGAGGGAATTTTTAGTAGTACTACTGGGCCCAACAAGCCCCACTCGAGCTGGTCGTGCCAGCTAGACCGAACGTTGATGGTCACGGGTGTAGAATTTGCCTAACACTTAGCCATGGTGGGTGATAGACCTGGCACAACAGGGGCAGCAACGTCAGCTTCGGTTCGAACAGTTTGTTGATATGACTTAGGCTAGCTACCTACTAATATAGCAAGTAACTGCTAAACACTTCGACTTACTGTTTCGGGTTTGGAACAGTAGAAAACTCTTGAGAAACAACCTACTTTATAACTGTAATCTGAAACCTGTGAACTCACTCGTATTATGTGTTGACACTTGTTTTTGCATGTCTTTCTTAGGTTGCTAAGGTAGCACACATCAGGACTAGGATGCATTTTGGAGTTGCATTGTTTTCATCAAATATTTAGACACAACTTTAAACTACATTAGCCATTATGATTTTGTAATTGTTTACGCTTCCGCAACTAATTTGTATAAACAATATTTTGTCATGAATGAGCAAACAGGAAAATCTTTTTTTTAAACCCATATAGTGGTAGTTCAATATGACTAATGACTGTGATGCTTCCAAAGGAGGTTATAGGTTTTGGAATGGGACTTTGGGTTGGTAAGTTCTTGCCGATGCGTCACGATAAGATCAAAGCACAAAAggacttggttttaataaaagtaaCTACCTTTGGGAAATTGAAGCCTCACCAAGTGAACCATAGTCACATGTAATTTAAACCCCTTGAACTATCTTCTTAACTAATACTAAATCATAGTGGTATATACTTTGCTTGCAGATTGGGTggtaccattatggtttgatccAACATTAAATGGCATTTTCCTGCTAATTTAAAGCAATATGTTCGAGTATGCTAGGGTGCCTAATAAAGAACTACACAACTTTATGCATTAAGTCACGTTGTTCCTTGTCTGACAATCAAGCCTCTGTTCACCACTGGTAAGGTTTAGTTAACAAAGCATCAAGAGGTATTTCTATCCAAAACACCCCATTTTCTTATCATTCATTACTATATTTTGATCTatctctttattttattttttggcCATTTTTATCCCTTTACTCTTTGGTTTGACTAGATGTTGACGAAGACTCGATACTAAAGGACGTTGTATCATTGGAccacctcggtatcttaccatcactatattaCGCCAACGCTGGGTGCAGTTTCCCGATGTGAAGTGTAGTGTGATAGTATTTTATCgtgttattatatatatatatacatatatacatacatatatatatattaaaagttgAATAAGTGTATAAAACAACTAAAAATATACCACTTTTTATATACACACCACAAAACGTCAATATAAATCATTGTTTTATTGTGGCAGCCAGGATTAAACACATAACGGATGAGAAATGGATGATTGTGGATACAGTGGGATGAGATAAAACCGAGAAATTGGCAAATCAAGAGTTAAACGATcgaaaaacaaaaaagaaatcaGTAAGTGGCGTCTTGGACACCGGTTTTAGCGTCCTAGATGCCAAGGGGCATTTTAAGGGTTCCAACCAATCAAAATGAATATCAAAGATCCAATTCATGTAACAATAATTATGAACATGCTTAGCTGATATTTTTGACCTTTGATTTGTGATTGTTTGGATTTGAGTCCTTAGTAATTTATCATGTTGATGAACAATTAGGGTTTTGTTGGTCTTTTGTGTTTGAAGAATGAATTTGGTTTTTAGAATCTATTATCTATCATCTGTTTTTTGTGTCCATATAATCATATACTAATCGTTGTTTCAGGGATTTCATACCACCTAAATTGATTTTCACAGATTTCGATCTTGGATTTTTAGGTCAACTAGGTCAGATTCCTTCGTTCCGTAACTATCCTTCATTGCAATTACTTACCGAATTATGTGTATGTAATTCACTAACAACAAAAGAATCAATGTATAAGTCGCTAATTGAAACCCGGCATGTTCATTTATTCATTCCTTGTTACAATTTACAACTTACAAATTTCACTAGTTAATTACTTATTAATTGAATCAACAATTTGGTGCACCCTTAATCCAACTTTGTAAAAAGTATTAGCAAGATtcataacaacataatcaatcGAGTTTAGAGTTTACTATTCATTAAAACACCattgtagtatatatatatatactagtcacttacccgcgcgatgcggcgggagtggcgatttacaataggatactcgtttaccgttagtttatccgtcgtctcgtgatatatcgtatagtacttaagttagttttcttattcgtgatcTTCTACAAGAATAGTACAAAACATGGAAGTAGatgtaattaaaaacaagaagagttcaaaacaGTCAAGTAGCTggacaaaacaataaaaacaaaatgcggggagtctcttgtatctcttcctgtttTACCAATACATCCGTTCGCTTATGACTTTCTTGTATCTTCTCCTCTCCCGTACCAGATTTCGACACATAAAAAAATGTTACACGCTTACAGGTgctttaaaataataattaaaaagtaATTTCTGGAAGCAAATAAGGCACAAAATCTACTAACTTACCTTCGTTTTGATACGGATGCGATTAATTAATCACGCAACACTTCCTGGTAGACAACATTTGATGTGTAAACTCCCCGTTGTTTGAATTCTTTGGTGAGATGTACCGACACCTTCGTACTTTGTCTTGAAATCCCTCTTGATAACGCGACATAAAGTTGTCCATGTGAAAATACAGAATCCGGTAGATAAATACCAACGTTCGGAATTGTTTGAGCTTGAGCTTTATTAATCGTCATGGAAAAGCTAAGTCGAATtggaaattgttttcttttcagCTTGAATGGGAACATGTCATCTTCAAAAAGGGTTAGAGGGATTCTTGGCAAAAAAACTCTTTTTCCGGCATGTTGACCGACTGCAATTTCCGCATCAATAACATTTCGCATGAAACCCTTACATATCAACCGCGTGCCATTACACAGGCCATGTGATGGATCGATATTACGTAACAATATTATTGGGCATCCAATTTTTAAATGAAGCTTATGAGGCGGCAAACCACTAACATTTAGCGAATTAAAAACTCGATCGGATAGAAGTTGCGCTGATCGTCTTCAGCTTCATCAAAACTGTAATAAACTTtttcctccccttgaaaaatttCAATCATTTGATTATTAATCTCGTCAACACTATCATTTTTAGTGGACAATATTGCTCTAGAGATTATATAATCTGAAGAATATACATTATCTTCAATTGATGGAAAGATGGCATGGATCAATTCTTTTATAGCGTTTTCTCTGTTGTTGCACTGAATTGTCATGTCATCGGGTATGCGGATATAGTTTCCTTCGATTGGTTCTTCAGTTCCATCGCCGACTCTTAAAAGAAATTTAGAAAACCATGGATCTTTCAGCGCTCTCATATTTATGGTCAACCGCATCTTCTTAGTCAAAGACCAAAGAGGTGACATTCGTACGCTGGAGTCTACAATCTGTGCTCGAGTGCCACGTTTAATAACCGGCAACACCTGTCTGAAGTCACCTCCCATAACCATTATCTTTCCACCAAATGGGAGACTAACACCTATAATGTCTTGGAATGTACGATCGACTGCCTCTATCGCTTGTCGTTTAGCCATCGACGCTTCATCCCATATGATTATTTTGGCAGAGCGAATCAGTTTAGCGGCCCCATTCTGTTTTTTAATATTGCACATTGAATTATTTTCAAGATTAAGAGGAATCTTGAATCTCGAGTGAGCCGTTCTACCTCCTGGCATATTATTAGCCGCTGCACCTGATGAAGCTGTTGCGAGAGCAATAAGACCACGTGACCGAATTTCAGCAAGCAAGGCAATGTACAAAAATGTTTTTCCAGTTCCACCTGGACCATCAATAAAGAACACGCCTGGAAGATCATTATCAACATGCATCATGATCTCATCAAACACGTTTTTTTGGTCCGGATTAAGTGAATGTTTGGCACTCAAGTGTTCAGGTTCCAAAACAATCCCATACTCTTCTTGTAACTCACGATAACCTGCATCTTGTAAGTTAACATCGTCTGTTATCTTAGGAAGGTCGAATTCATTGAAATTTTTACCCATGGATTGTACCAAGACACTTATTTCGGTAAGAACCATATTTTGAACTCGTTCTATACTTTGACAGTGTAACCGATGATCTTCAGATAGTGAATCAAAGTGGTCATTCCATAACTTTCGAATATCTCCAGGTTGGCAAAAAATCATTATGGTCGCAAATAACCTTCTAAGAGCATTGGGAAACTGAAACGTAGAGGCTTCTTCGAGACATTGTGATAGATATTCATCGTCTTCTATTAAGCCTAACTCAAGAACTGCTTTCCGAAATGTCGCACACCGTTGACCATTAACTGTGCAAAGATGTTCAAAAGAAGTAGGCCCTCTGACATTTGACAAAAGTAGGCGTAAGTAGTACCTTTCTCCTTCGGCTGGATTAGCGGAAACCATACGACCTCTTTGTTTTTTACCGAAACGACGACTCCAACGGCGTGTGCTTCCATTCCAAGTAAAGTgttttggaaaatctttatacaaATGTACCCTTGCTGTTTCATCGTTTCTATTCTGATCAAAAAATGCCGTTAGCATGGTTCTCTTATCCCTTTCCCTATCAACAATATTAGGCATCAAGTCATCATCTCTAAATCTAACCATCTGATTATTTGGGAGATGAAGTTGTAAGGCTAGAACAGCaggaaagatttgagaaagagAGAAGGAAAAAATGCGCCACATAGCCTCTGGGGGCGATATGTAGCGTGCATCTTGAAATCTTTTTATCTCATTAATAACAACCCCTGGCTCACTTTGATCGACTTGAATAACCTGTTTGTCATGTCCTTTATAAACATATTTGAAAAGATATTTCACAGATTTTATACTTGAGCAAACTTCAACATTCATGTGGCAGTTAAACATCATCAAAAGCCTTGGGTTATATGGGACCACCCATCTATTATCAAGTGATTGTCCTCGTAGGTCCACTTCTATCCCGGTGTCTCTCCTTCGATACAACGGATACGAATCTTCTCCTTGTGTCGTCTGTTCGTTAAATTGTCTAGGATAGCGAAAACGACAAATTTTAGGATCACCCTGCATACAAGGACCGCTTGATCGTAAATTGCCGCAAGGACCGTGAATCATGTGCTTGACAACCATCTCATGCAATCTGGGATGTGTTAGTTTGTTAGGAATTTCAGCACACACAACCTTATCATAATGGTCCGCGTTATTGATCTTGTGTTGCGGGTACATGATTAGGAGAAAATGTGCGTGCGGCAAACCCCGCTTTTGAAATTCAATGACATAGACGTATGCCTTAACTTCCCCGAGGACATGTTTCTTGAAGAGTTGATCCTTAAGATCTTCTAATTTAGCCCGGAACACTCTTGAAACAAGGTCTGGACGATCTGTAGCAGTTTGACCAACATGTAAGTTATCACATATCTCAGGCCACTTAGGATTACATGTCATTGTAAGGAATACATCAGGCTTGCCGTCGTCTTGAACTAACGTCATCGCATCTAGAAACCGACGTCGCATGTCGCGAGGCCCCCCGATGAAAGATGCAGGCAACACAATTCTTTTCCCGACTCTGTTTGCATGAACCTCGCCAGTATTGACGCAATCCACAATACCTTGGTACAATTCGGCCCGAATCTTATCCTGGTTTCTCTCACAAAATTCTAAGCGTGACGTCTTAATTTTGATGTAAACATCAACCACAAACTGCTGTAGCAGCCTACCACCGAACAAAAGCACATTATCGGTAGATCGAATCTGGAACTTGTAACAGTAGTACTCTCGTATAGCCACGGTTGTTCTACCACTTCGTGTGTTAGCCTCTGAACGATGAAGATGTATTAAAaacaaacagttaataaaaataaaacgcATTACGCTATTTTTATGATCTTCACTTAAAAAGGATAACAAATTGTTGGTACCTTCCATTTCTCCTTCGATGTTGTCATTGTTGCGAACCTCATTGATTGATACTCCTTGACGTGGTATGTTAGCATGCCAACCCGACTCACCATTAGGAAAAAATAGAGGATACGACAATGGATCGTAACAACTGAAGTACGGCTGAATAGTTTGTCTATATTCAGACCTACCGTACACTACAATACTTCGTTTATACGAAGTGATATTGTCATTACCTTCAACCCAAATACCAGCAACCTATATAATTGTGAACTATAAGTAAGTAAAATAAGCAATACTATTAAATAATTGcaattaatataatattatatatacctCCGATGTCGTTGGTCGGTTGTACACCCTTTGGTCAAGTTCAACCGAAGTATTCAAAGTGACTCTATAGTTGTCCAGAGGTCCTAGTTCCGCAAGTCTTCTAAATGTATCGACATATGGGTTTGTAGAAAGAACGCGTGTTAAAATCTGAGTAATACGCCGATCAAGATTTGGCCATCGGAGTCTGTGATCTAACTCAGTATCAGGATCGTAAAAATACAACTGCAAGTACCTAGGAGTCCCATCCCTCGGAACTAATTGGTCGATTCTGTGATATATTCCTTTATGTGCACGAAAAGTATATACGCCGTCTCTCATATTGTTCAATGTATCATCCAATGTCACACCCATTGAGGCAAAAGAAAAATTGGTGTTATAAGCACGGATGTTTTGCCTAAACATATCTCCAATTTCATCTTGAGACGTGAAAAGTCGGTACAATTCCTCTGGAATTTCTAAGTTTGCTAACTCGGTTTTCCCACTCATACAACAAAAGGTATCAAATTCAAATTGAAATCGTTTTGCTCCACAATTAGGACATGCGCCTCGTTCCTTTAAAACACGATGCTCTCCAGGTACACCATTGTAAACAAAATTATAAGGATCATCTTCTACGCTCCCATGTTGGAGGGAAGGTTGATCAACTACTTCAGCAAATTGGGGTAATAAAGTACGCGGATGAATTTgaatacctaaaaaaattggtGTATTAagtaatgaaggttgtaaaagaTGTCAAGTTCGAAAAAGAAATCATTGTTAAATAAATAGAAACCTCGTGATGTTCTATGCCTGACTACGTCAATTACAGATG from Helianthus annuus cultivar XRQ/B chromosome 10, HanXRQr2.0-SUNRISE, whole genome shotgun sequence harbors:
- the LOC110881586 gene encoding uncharacterized protein LOC110881586, coding for MTNGLSNPRNHASSSSASTKAEKRKEYQKRYYAARKENNKVSKFGSGDAPQSASSISLMNNRSTERTPLRSLQTNITQFPQTTNENASSVSTTKCKEYNKGCSNTPNDNGMRIQIHPRTLLPQFAEVVDQPSLQHGSVEDDPYNFVYNGVPGEHRVLKERGACPNCGAKRFQFEFDTFCCMSGKTELANLEIPEELYRLFTSQDEIGDMFRQNIRAYNTNFSFASMGVTLDDTLNNMRDGVYTFRAHKGIYHRIDQLVPRDGTPRYLQLYFYDPDTELDHRLRWPNLDRRITQILTRVLSTNPYVDTFRRLAELGPLDNYRVTLNTSVELDQRVYNRPTTSEVAGIWVEGNDNITSYKRSIVVYGRSEYRQTIQPYFSCYDPLSYPLFFPNGESGWHANIPRQGVSINEVRNNDNIEGEMEEANTRSGRTTVAIREYYCYKFQIRSTDNVLLFGGRLLQQFVVDVYIKIKTSRLEFCERNQDKIRAELYQGIVDCVNTGEVHANRVGKRIVLPASFIGGPRDMRRRFLDAMTLVQDDGKPDVFLTMTCNPKWPEICDNLHVGQTATDRPDLVSRVFRAKLEDLKDQLFKKHVLGEVKAYVYVIEFQKRGLPHAHFLLIMYPQHKINNADHYDKVVCAEIPNKLTHPRLHEMVVKHMIHGPCGNLRSSGPCMQGDPKICRFRYPRQFNEQTTQGEDSYPLYRRRDTGIEVDLRGQSLDNRWVVPYNPRLLMMFNCHMNVEVCSSIKSVKYLFKYVYKGHDKQVIQVDQSEPGVVINEIKRFQDARYISPPEAMWRIFSFSLSQIFPAVLALQLHLPNNQMVRFRDDDLMPNIVDRERDKRTMLTAFFDQNRNDETARVHLYKDFPKHFTWNGSTRRWSRRFGKKQRGRMVSANPAEGERYYLRLLLSNVRGPTSFEHLCTVNGQRCATFRKAVLELGLIEDDEYLSQCLEEASTFQFPNALRRLFATIMIFCQPGDIRKLWNDHFDSLSEDHRLHCQSIERVQNMVLTEISVLVQSMGKNFNEFDLPKITDDVNLQDAGYRELQEEYGIVLEPEHLSAKHSLNPDQKNVFDEIMMHVDNDLPGVFFIDGPGGTGKTFLYIALLAEIRSRGLIALATASSGAAANNMPGGRTAHSRFKIPLNLENNSMCNIKKQNGAAKLIRSAKIIIWDEASMAKRQAIEAVDRTFQDIIGVSLPFGGKIMVMGGDFRQVLPVIKRGTRAQIVDSSVRMSPLWSLTKKMRLTINMRALKDPWFSKFLLRVGDGTEEPIEGNYIRIPDDMTIQCNNRENAIKELIHAIFPSIEDNVYSSDYIISRAILSTKNDSVDEINNQMIEIFQGEEKVYYSFDEAEDDQRNFYPIEFLIR